Proteins co-encoded in one Kutzneria chonburiensis genomic window:
- a CDS encoding NAD-glutamate dehydrogenase, with translation MTSTGAPSRPATASTGVSREDRLDSPEQVRDELIGGAVAAAPELAELIRLYYRYVPAEEVIDDDPSDLVGAVRSTYQLADNRVPGRPVVRILNPTRSQDGWTCPVTVVQIVTDDMPYLVDSISSALIRSGIQVHRVVHPIVVVRRDVTGELREVLPEADPGDPPADTLAESWMHIEVDLITDAERGRELENRLITVVNDVREVVEDTDKMAGTALQLADQLEQAPPQLDAEEVGDGTSLLRWLARGHFTFIGYRQYELVEDPAGGEEPALRAVLASGLGVLRQDSLAARSLTAGPDTAAQALAPELLVLTQASAPSAVHRSMYPYYVGVKTFDADGNVSGEHRFLGVFTTSALHEDVLDIPVISRRVRNVIHRAGFPLESYSGQRMLEVIQNYPRSELFSTDAETLYDIATGVLALAERRRLRLFLRRDPYGRFYSCLVYLPRDRYTTTSRLAMQEVLLAELQGKNLEYSALIGESPLARVHFMVHTEPSEAPELNAAHIQSLLGEATRNWDDRMADAILSEHNEPEQSSEQVNQLGAESATEQGQRFAMAFPESYKEDFTATEGLADLRRIQRLSEGDLDMSFYLPADAEPGERRFKLYLAGARVTLSQVLPVLQRMGVEVVDERPYEIQREDGTQCWIFDFGLRMEQGVLDRLATQDLDTVRVLFQDAFAAAWRDEAEVDSFNALVLRAGLGWRQASVLRAYAKYLRQVGIPYSQDYIEDAVLRYTNVAEALVRLFESRFDPALSDDTRAGVVSALTADISELIDEVTSLDADRILRQLLSLINATLRTNYFVRDVDGNVRPYLAVKLDSRSLPELPDPKPRFEIFVYSPRFEGVHLRFGPVARGGLRWSDRREDFRTEILGLVKAQAVKNAVIVPVGAKGGFVLKRPPAPKGDPGLDREAFLAEGITCYRMFISGLLDLTDNLDSGAVVPAPQVVRYDGDDTYLVVAADKGTATFSDIANEVAGKYGFWLGDAFASGGSVGYDHKQMGITAKGAWESVKRAFRELGVDTQTQEFTVVGVGDMSGDVFGNGMLLSEHIRLVAAFDHRHVFLDPNPVAAPTFAERKRLFELPRSSWDDYDRSLISDGGGVWPRTAKSIPLSPQIKAALGIDGDVEHMAPTDLIKRILLAPVDLLWNGGIGTYVKSAAESHAEVGDKANDAVRVDGADLRVKVIGEGGNLGLTQRGRIEFARAGGRVNTDALDNSAGVDCSDHEVNIKILLDHLVAEGQLDREHRNELLAEMTDEVGMLVLRDNYWQNSVLGVSRAHAAPMLSVHARLVDDLEANHGLDRNLEALPSSMQFKALEKAGDGLTSPELATLLAHVKLAIKDEVLASTLPDSDVFVRRLPEYFPSKLREQFGNAIGSHPLRKQITTTLLVNEVVDGGGISYAFRLAEEVGASSTDAVRAYAVVTNVYGLPEIWREIDALDNKVSTDLQNSLMLETRRLLDRASRWLLSNRPQPLAVGAEINRFSAMVSELAPQALNLLHGREREIVAGHAQQLLDQGAPKHLAERVAALLYTYGLLDISEVAELAEREGLGVERTHQETAELYYALSEHLNIDQMLSSVSALERGNRWHALARLALRDDLYYSLRAITLDVLRHSDPGESPEVKIANWEQSNASRLGRARAALQEISRVGRLDLATLSVAARQVRSMIR, from the coding sequence ATGACCTCGACTGGAGCCCCGTCCCGCCCTGCGACCGCCAGCACTGGCGTGAGCCGCGAAGACCGGCTGGACAGTCCCGAACAGGTACGCGATGAGCTGATCGGCGGCGCCGTTGCCGCCGCTCCGGAACTCGCAGAACTGATCCGCCTCTACTACCGCTACGTGCCCGCCGAGGAAGTCATCGACGACGACCCGAGCGACCTGGTCGGCGCGGTGCGATCCACCTACCAACTGGCGGACAACCGTGTCCCCGGCCGGCCGGTGGTTCGCATCCTCAACCCGACGCGGTCCCAGGACGGGTGGACGTGCCCGGTGACGGTCGTGCAGATCGTCACCGACGACATGCCCTACCTGGTCGACTCGATCTCGTCGGCGCTGATCCGCAGCGGAATCCAGGTGCACCGCGTCGTGCACCCGATCGTGGTGGTGCGCCGGGACGTGACGGGCGAGCTTCGCGAGGTGCTGCCGGAAGCGGACCCGGGCGACCCGCCGGCGGACACTCTCGCCGAGTCGTGGATGCACATCGAGGTCGACCTCATCACGGACGCTGAGCGCGGCCGGGAGCTCGAGAATCGCCTCATCACGGTGGTCAACGACGTCCGTGAGGTCGTCGAGGACACCGACAAGATGGCGGGCACGGCCCTGCAGCTGGCGGACCAACTTGAGCAGGCGCCGCCGCAGCTGGATGCGGAGGAGGTCGGTGACGGCACGAGCCTGCTGCGGTGGTTGGCCCGGGGGCACTTCACCTTCATCGGCTATCGCCAGTACGAGCTGGTCGAGGACCCTGCTGGTGGTGAAGAGCCGGCGTTGCGTGCGGTGTTGGCTTCCGGTTTGGGTGTGCTGCGTCAGGACAGCCTGGCGGCGCGGAGCCTGACCGCCGGCCCGGACACTGCGGCACAGGCGCTGGCCCCGGAGCTGCTGGTGCTGACGCAGGCGAGTGCGCCGTCTGCGGTGCACCGTTCGATGTACCCGTACTACGTGGGCGTGAAGACGTTCGACGCCGACGGCAACGTCAGCGGCGAGCACCGATTCCTCGGTGTCTTCACCACGTCGGCGTTGCACGAGGATGTGCTGGACATCCCGGTGATCAGCCGCCGGGTCCGCAACGTCATCCACCGAGCTGGCTTCCCGCTGGAGTCGTACTCCGGCCAGCGGATGCTCGAGGTCATTCAGAACTACCCGCGCAGCGAGCTGTTCTCCACCGACGCGGAAACTCTGTACGACATCGCCACGGGCGTGCTGGCCCTGGCCGAGCGTCGCCGGCTGCGGCTGTTTCTGCGCCGCGACCCGTACGGGCGGTTCTACTCGTGCCTGGTGTATCTGCCGCGCGACCGCTACACGACGACGTCGCGGTTGGCGATGCAGGAAGTCCTGCTGGCTGAGCTGCAGGGCAAGAACCTCGAGTACAGCGCGCTGATCGGCGAGAGCCCACTGGCCCGCGTGCACTTCATGGTGCACACGGAGCCGAGCGAGGCGCCGGAGCTGAATGCTGCTCACATTCAGTCCCTGCTGGGTGAGGCCACCCGCAACTGGGACGACCGCATGGCGGACGCGATCCTGTCCGAGCACAACGAGCCCGAGCAGTCCTCGGAGCAGGTGAACCAGCTCGGCGCGGAGTCCGCCACCGAGCAGGGCCAGCGCTTCGCGATGGCGTTCCCGGAGAGCTACAAGGAAGACTTCACCGCCACCGAAGGTCTGGCCGACCTGCGCCGGATCCAGCGACTGTCCGAGGGCGACCTGGACATGTCGTTCTACCTGCCGGCGGACGCGGAGCCGGGGGAGCGGCGGTTCAAGCTGTATCTCGCCGGCGCGCGGGTGACGCTGTCGCAGGTGTTGCCGGTGTTGCAGCGGATGGGCGTCGAGGTCGTCGACGAGCGGCCGTACGAGATCCAGCGCGAGGACGGCACCCAGTGCTGGATCTTCGACTTCGGTCTGCGCATGGAGCAGGGCGTACTTGACCGGCTCGCCACGCAGGACCTGGACACCGTCCGCGTTCTGTTCCAGGACGCGTTCGCGGCGGCCTGGCGCGACGAGGCGGAGGTCGACAGCTTCAACGCCCTCGTGCTGCGCGCCGGGCTCGGCTGGCGGCAGGCGTCGGTGCTCCGCGCGTACGCGAAGTACCTGCGCCAGGTGGGTATCCCGTACAGCCAGGACTACATCGAGGATGCGGTCCTGCGCTACACGAACGTCGCCGAGGCGCTGGTGCGGCTGTTCGAGTCGCGCTTCGACCCGGCGCTGTCGGACGACACCCGCGCCGGAGTGGTCTCGGCGTTGACGGCCGACATCTCGGAGCTGATCGACGAGGTCACCAGCCTCGACGCGGACCGGATCCTGCGGCAGCTGCTGTCGCTGATCAACGCGACGCTGCGGACGAACTACTTCGTGCGTGACGTGGACGGCAACGTGCGGCCGTACCTGGCGGTCAAGCTGGATTCCAGGTCACTGCCGGAGCTGCCGGATCCGAAGCCGCGCTTCGAGATCTTCGTGTACTCGCCGCGCTTCGAGGGCGTCCACCTGCGGTTCGGGCCGGTGGCCCGAGGCGGCCTGCGCTGGTCCGACCGGCGGGAGGACTTCCGCACCGAGATCCTGGGCCTGGTCAAGGCCCAGGCGGTGAAGAACGCTGTCATCGTGCCGGTCGGCGCGAAGGGCGGCTTCGTGCTCAAGCGGCCGCCGGCCCCCAAGGGCGACCCGGGCCTGGACCGCGAGGCGTTCCTGGCCGAGGGCATCACCTGCTACCGCATGTTCATCTCAGGCCTGCTCGACCTGACCGACAACCTCGACTCGGGCGCGGTCGTGCCGGCCCCGCAGGTCGTCCGGTACGACGGCGACGACACGTACCTCGTCGTCGCGGCGGACAAGGGCACCGCGACGTTCTCGGACATCGCCAACGAGGTCGCGGGCAAATACGGCTTCTGGCTTGGTGACGCGTTCGCCTCCGGAGGCTCGGTCGGGTACGACCACAAGCAGATGGGCATCACCGCCAAGGGCGCGTGGGAGAGCGTCAAGCGGGCGTTCCGGGAACTGGGCGTCGACACGCAGACGCAGGAGTTCACGGTTGTCGGCGTCGGCGACATGTCCGGCGACGTGTTCGGCAACGGCATGCTGCTGTCCGAGCACATCCGACTGGTGGCGGCGTTCGACCACCGGCACGTCTTCCTCGACCCGAATCCGGTGGCGGCGCCGACCTTCGCCGAGCGGAAGCGCCTGTTCGAGCTGCCGCGCTCGTCGTGGGACGACTACGACCGCAGCCTGATCAGCGACGGCGGCGGGGTGTGGCCGCGGACGGCGAAGTCGATTCCGCTGAGCCCGCAGATCAAGGCGGCGCTGGGGATCGACGGCGACGTCGAGCACATGGCGCCGACCGATCTGATCAAGAGGATCTTGCTGGCGCCGGTCGACCTGCTCTGGAACGGTGGCATCGGCACCTACGTGAAGTCGGCGGCCGAGTCGCACGCGGAGGTCGGCGACAAGGCGAACGACGCGGTCCGGGTGGACGGCGCCGACCTGCGGGTGAAGGTTATCGGCGAAGGCGGCAACCTGGGGTTGACGCAGCGTGGCCGGATCGAGTTCGCCCGTGCGGGCGGCCGGGTCAACACCGACGCGTTGGACAACTCGGCCGGTGTCGACTGCTCCGACCACGAGGTCAACATCAAGATCCTGCTGGACCACCTCGTCGCCGAGGGCCAGCTGGACCGTGAGCACCGCAACGAGCTGCTGGCGGAGATGACCGACGAGGTCGGCATGCTGGTGCTCCGCGACAACTACTGGCAGAACAGTGTGCTGGGGGTCAGCCGGGCCCACGCGGCGCCGATGCTGTCGGTGCACGCGCGACTGGTCGACGACCTCGAAGCCAACCACGGCCTGGACCGCAACCTCGAGGCCCTGCCGTCGAGCATGCAGTTCAAGGCGCTGGAGAAGGCGGGCGACGGGCTGACCTCGCCGGAGCTGGCGACGCTGCTCGCGCACGTCAAGCTGGCGATCAAGGACGAGGTGCTGGCCAGCACCCTGCCCGACTCGGACGTGTTCGTGCGCCGGCTGCCGGAGTACTTCCCGAGCAAGCTGCGGGAGCAGTTCGGCAACGCGATCGGCTCGCACCCGCTGCGCAAGCAGATCACCACGACGCTGCTGGTCAACGAGGTCGTCGACGGCGGCGGCATCTCCTACGCGTTCCGGCTGGCCGAGGAGGTCGGCGCGAGCTCGACCGACGCGGTCCGGGCCTATGCGGTGGTGACGAACGTCTACGGCCTGCCGGAGATCTGGCGCGAGATCGACGCGCTGGACAACAAGGTCTCCACGGATCTGCAAAATTCGCTGATGTTGGAGACGCGCCGACTGCTCGACCGTGCGTCCCGGTGGCTGCTGTCGAACCGCCCGCAACCGCTGGCCGTGGGCGCCGAGATCAATCGCTTCTCGGCGATGGTGAGCGAGTTGGCACCGCAGGCGCTGAACCTGTTGCACGGCCGGGAGCGCGAGATCGTCGCCGGTCACGCGCAGCAGCTGCTCGACCAGGGTGCCCCCAAGCACTTGGCGGAGCGCGTTGCCGCACTGCTCTACACGTACGGCCTGCTGGACATCAGCGAGGTCGCGGAGCTGGCGGAGCGCGAAGGCCTGGGTGTGGAGCGCACGCACCAGGAGACCGCGGAGCTGTACTACGCGTTGTCGGAGCATCTGAACATCGACCAGATGCTCAGCTCGGTCAGCGCGCTGGAACGCGGCAACCGCTGGCACGCGCTCGCCCGCCTGGCGCTGCGCGACGACCTGTACTACTCGCTGCGGGCGATCACCCTCGACGTGCTCCGGCACAGCGACCCGGGTGAGAGCCCCGAGGTGAAGATCGCCAACTGGGAGCAGTCCAACGCCTCGCGGCTGGGCCGGGCCCGGGCAGCGCTGCAGGAGATCAGCCGGGTCGGCCGGCTCGATCTGGCGACGCTGTCGGTGGCGGCGCGGCAGGTGCGCAGCATGATCCGCTGA
- a CDS encoding acyl-CoA thioesterase: MDAYGHVNHANTVTLLEEARVALVFTEAARQGLVDMSRGMVVVKLAVDYRVPLVFDGGAVDIEMSVRDLKASSFMLDYAVRTGGNGSSTVAVTAETLICAYDVDETRPRRLTDAERDFLASWHSGGARG; the protein is encoded by the coding sequence ATGGATGCCTACGGGCACGTCAACCACGCGAACACGGTCACCCTTCTCGAAGAGGCGCGAGTCGCGCTCGTGTTCACCGAGGCGGCGAGGCAGGGCCTCGTCGACATGTCCCGCGGCATGGTCGTGGTGAAACTGGCGGTGGACTACCGCGTGCCCCTGGTGTTCGACGGGGGAGCGGTCGACATCGAGATGTCCGTGCGCGATCTGAAGGCGTCGTCGTTCATGCTGGACTACGCCGTGCGCACTGGTGGAAACGGTTCGTCGACGGTCGCGGTGACAGCGGAGACGCTGATCTGCGCCTACGACGTGGACGAGACGAGGCCGCGGCGGTTGACCGACGCCGAGCGGGACTTCCTCGCGAGCTGGCATTCCGGGGGCGCACGTGGCTGA
- a CDS encoding LamG-like jellyroll fold domain-containing protein, whose translation MSDSSRRSFLRGAGLLGAGVAATGALGAVSAAADPSSTAGWCPDPNDPRFTLVVMPDTQYLFDEDRGDAAPLDASLRYVLDGGDDNVVFLSHLGDLTEHGEAGEIAQIGHSFQALDRNRVGYSVLAGNHDVNSSTTDQRGSTPWLSTFGPQRFRSSPTFRGSSKDGYNSYHVFRGGGRDWLVLALDWRLSPAGFDWARSVIRQHPKTPVIVTTHELAYADDSGQASLSDYGQQLWDQLIDDNDQIFLTLNGHFWPPGRATLHNKAGHDVHVHITNYQDHYYGGSAMIRLYRFDLARNVIDVSTISPWLLAQNSSRLNELDRREIELTGPVNRFTVDINFTDRFSGFAPVPPPVSRPARDLLIPGTLAYWRFDNGPAAGTPFADSLVQRDLSGRGNDLVRVTMPGSSASALTWSADFAPGAPAHGSLRFDGGKNPGHGAYLQTVDGAPLNSANFEHGYTIEAFVKVPADFKNGLHAWCGIFSRLCRGRDAGKTGDDPLEPAATLALSDGAQFQWAVFALNQTGISTSWGHELPLDQWWHVALVNDGQHTSMFVNGCRVLRNPKTPAVGIAGTGNWLLGAYDYDRTVDQGFYGWVGDVRVVNRALSVREFMLR comes from the coding sequence ATGAGTGACTCAAGTCGTCGCAGCTTCCTGCGCGGTGCTGGGCTTCTCGGTGCGGGGGTCGCGGCGACCGGCGCGCTCGGCGCCGTGTCCGCGGCCGCCGACCCGTCGTCGACCGCCGGCTGGTGCCCCGATCCGAACGACCCGCGCTTCACGCTCGTCGTCATGCCGGACACGCAGTACCTGTTCGACGAGGACCGCGGCGACGCCGCCCCCTTAGACGCCTCGCTGCGCTACGTCCTCGACGGCGGCGACGACAACGTTGTCTTTCTCTCGCACCTCGGCGACCTCACCGAACACGGCGAAGCCGGCGAGATCGCCCAGATCGGCCACTCGTTCCAGGCGCTCGACCGCAATCGCGTCGGCTACAGCGTGCTCGCCGGCAACCATGACGTGAACTCCTCCACCACCGACCAGCGCGGCAGCACCCCGTGGCTGTCGACGTTCGGTCCGCAGCGGTTCCGCAGCTCGCCGACGTTCCGCGGGTCGTCGAAGGACGGCTACAACAGCTACCACGTGTTCCGCGGCGGCGGCCGTGACTGGCTCGTCCTCGCCCTCGACTGGCGGCTGTCGCCCGCCGGCTTCGACTGGGCCCGGTCGGTCATCCGCCAGCACCCGAAGACGCCGGTCATCGTCACCACACACGAACTCGCCTACGCCGACGACTCCGGCCAGGCTTCGCTGTCCGACTACGGGCAGCAGCTGTGGGACCAGCTCATCGACGACAACGACCAGATCTTCCTCACCCTCAACGGCCACTTCTGGCCGCCCGGCCGGGCCACGCTGCACAACAAAGCCGGTCACGACGTCCACGTGCACATCACCAACTACCAGGACCACTACTACGGCGGCAGCGCCATGATCCGGCTCTACCGCTTCGACCTGGCCCGCAACGTCATCGACGTCTCGACCATCTCGCCCTGGCTACTCGCCCAGAACTCGTCTCGTCTCAACGAGCTCGACCGCCGCGAAATCGAGCTCACCGGTCCCGTCAACCGCTTCACGGTCGACATCAACTTCACCGACCGGTTCAGCGGCTTCGCCCCCGTGCCGCCGCCGGTCTCCCGCCCGGCACGCGACCTCCTGATCCCCGGCACCCTCGCCTACTGGCGGTTCGACAACGGCCCCGCCGCCGGCACGCCCTTCGCCGACAGTCTCGTCCAGCGCGACCTCTCCGGCCGGGGCAACGATCTCGTCCGGGTCACCATGCCCGGCAGCTCCGCGTCAGCTTTGACCTGGTCTGCCGATTTCGCCCCAGGTGCACCCGCGCACGGCAGCCTCCGTTTCGACGGCGGCAAGAACCCTGGCCACGGCGCCTACCTGCAGACCGTCGACGGCGCACCGCTGAACTCCGCCAACTTCGAGCACGGCTACACGATCGAGGCGTTCGTCAAAGTTCCCGCAGATTTCAAAAACGGTCTGCACGCGTGGTGCGGCATCTTCTCCCGCCTGTGCCGCGGCCGCGACGCCGGCAAGACCGGAGACGACCCTCTCGAGCCCGCCGCCACCCTCGCCCTGTCCGACGGCGCCCAGTTCCAGTGGGCCGTCTTCGCGCTCAACCAGACCGGCATCTCCACGTCCTGGGGCCACGAGCTCCCCCTCGACCAGTGGTGGCATGTCGCTCTGGTCAACGACGGGCAACACACGTCAATGTTCGTCAACGGATGTCGAGTTCTGCGGAACCCCAAGACCCCAGCCGTCGGCATCGCCGGCACCGGCAACTGGCTGCTCGGGGCCTATGACTACGACCGCACCGTCGACCAGGGCTTCTACGGCTGGGTCGGCGACGTCCGCGTCGTCAACCGCGCACTGTCGGTCCGCGAGTTCATGCTCCGCTGA
- a CDS encoding glycoside hydrolase family 13 protein, which produces MRRSADVHAEIAEKSAWWREAVFYQVYVRSFADSDGDGVGDLEGIRSRLGYLELLGIDALWLTPFYRSPMADHGYDVADPRDVDPLFGDLAAFDRLVADAHNCGIKVTVDLVPNHTSDQHEWFQAALRAGPGSVERERYHFREGRGGDGSLPPNNWTSVFGGPAWTRVADGQWYLHLFAPQQPDLNWAHPEVRADLERTLRFWLDRGADGFRIDVAHGMAKPYGLPDMDPRASVGAGVLHDNALDPRFDDDGVHEIHRMIRKVLDEYPNAMAVGEIWVKENERFTRYLRADELHLGFNFRLVEADFDADSVRTAIESSLAAVTYVDSPATWTLSNHDVIRHVTRYGDGLLGRQRARAMALVELALPGVVYVYNGEELGLPNVELPEWALQDPIWLRSGHTDRGRDGCRVPIPWEGSQPPFGFSSGVVTWLPMPHEWAGLTVEAQLEDPGSMLSLYRQALELRKTHPAFGGESLEWYGAPPGCFAFRRKGGGLICALNTGSAPVPLPPGQVLLASGPMAADLLPPDTAVWLV; this is translated from the coding sequence GTGCGACGATCCGCTGACGTTCATGCCGAGATCGCCGAGAAGTCTGCTTGGTGGCGGGAGGCGGTCTTCTACCAGGTGTACGTCAGGTCCTTCGCGGACTCCGACGGGGACGGCGTCGGCGATCTCGAGGGCATCCGGTCCCGGCTGGGGTACCTGGAGCTGCTCGGCATCGACGCGCTGTGGCTGACGCCGTTCTACCGGTCGCCGATGGCCGACCACGGCTACGACGTCGCCGACCCTCGGGACGTCGACCCGCTGTTCGGCGACCTGGCCGCGTTCGACCGGCTTGTCGCCGACGCGCACAACTGCGGCATCAAGGTCACCGTCGACCTGGTGCCCAACCACACCAGCGACCAGCACGAGTGGTTCCAGGCCGCGCTGCGGGCCGGGCCCGGCAGTGTCGAGCGGGAGCGGTACCACTTCCGTGAGGGTCGCGGCGGCGACGGTTCGTTGCCGCCCAACAACTGGACCAGCGTCTTCGGCGGGCCCGCCTGGACGCGCGTCGCCGACGGGCAGTGGTATCTGCACCTGTTCGCGCCGCAGCAGCCCGACCTGAACTGGGCGCATCCCGAGGTTCGGGCCGACCTCGAGCGGACCTTGCGGTTCTGGCTCGACCGGGGCGCCGACGGGTTCCGTATCGACGTCGCCCACGGCATGGCCAAGCCGTACGGGCTGCCCGACATGGACCCCCGGGCCTCCGTCGGCGCCGGCGTGTTGCACGACAACGCCCTCGACCCGCGGTTCGACGACGACGGCGTGCACGAGATCCACCGCATGATCCGCAAGGTGCTCGACGAGTACCCCAACGCCATGGCCGTCGGCGAGATCTGGGTCAAGGAGAACGAGCGGTTCACCCGCTACCTGCGGGCCGACGAGCTCCATCTCGGCTTCAACTTCCGTCTCGTGGAAGCCGACTTCGACGCCGACTCCGTGCGTACCGCCATCGAGTCCTCGCTGGCCGCCGTCACCTACGTCGACTCCCCCGCCACCTGGACCCTGTCCAACCACGACGTCATCCGGCACGTCACCCGCTACGGCGATGGTCTGCTGGGCCGGCAGCGGGCCCGGGCCATGGCTTTGGTCGAGCTCGCCCTGCCCGGCGTCGTGTACGTCTACAACGGCGAGGAACTCGGGCTGCCCAACGTCGAGCTACCCGAGTGGGCGTTGCAGGACCCCATCTGGCTTCGGTCCGGGCACACCGACCGGGGCCGTGACGGCTGCCGTGTGCCCATTCCGTGGGAGGGCTCGCAGCCTCCGTTCGGCTTCTCCTCCGGCGTCGTCACCTGGCTGCCCATGCCGCACGAGTGGGCCGGGCTCACCGTCGAGGCCCAGTTGGAGGATCCCGGCTCCATGCTGTCCCTCTACCGGCAGGCCCTCGAGCTGCGGAAAACCCATCCGGCGTTCGGCGGCGAGAGCCTCGAGTGGTACGGAGCCCCGCCCGGCTGCTTCGCCTTCCGTCGCAAGGGCGGAGGGTTGATCTGCGCGTTGAACACCGGCAGTGCTCCGGTGCCCCTGCCGCCGGGGCAGGTGCTGCTGGCCAGCGGGCCCATGGCCGCCGACCTGCTCCCGCCCGACACCGCCGTCTGGCTGGTGTGA
- a CDS encoding globin, protein MGTPQNFYEAVGGEETFRRIVGRFYAEVAKDEVLRPLYPEEDLGPAEERLRLFLIQYWGGPHTYSDQRGHPRLRMRHVPFSIGPIERDAWLRCMRIAVDEERLAEPERQQLWAYLEMAANSLINTWV, encoded by the coding sequence GTGGGAACGCCGCAGAACTTCTACGAGGCCGTCGGCGGCGAGGAGACGTTCCGCCGCATCGTCGGCCGCTTCTACGCCGAGGTCGCCAAGGACGAGGTGCTCCGTCCGCTGTACCCGGAGGAGGACCTCGGGCCGGCCGAGGAGCGTCTGCGGCTGTTCCTGATCCAGTACTGGGGTGGCCCGCACACCTACTCCGACCAGCGTGGACACCCGCGGCTGCGGATGCGGCACGTGCCGTTCAGCATCGGGCCGATCGAGCGGGACGCGTGGCTGCGCTGCATGCGGATCGCCGTCGACGAGGAGCGGCTGGCCGAGCCCGAACGCCAGCAGCTGTGGGCCTATCTGGAGATGGCGGCCAACAGCCTGATCAACACCTGGGTGTGA
- a CDS encoding mechanosensitive ion channel family protein, producing the protein MTGQGTNVVAAASWFADNWPVLVAGAINIAIIVAIAVVIRYMVHRMIDKFTQGNGDMPPLLKPLKERAQQLPAPQRSERRRQRAKTIGSVLKSLTTLLTAGIAFLMVLQQFKIDITPIIASAGVLGVAIGFGAQSLVRDFLSGVFMMLEDQYGVGDVIDAGQATGTVEAVGLRVTTLRDVNGTVWYVRNGEIVRIGNSSQGFAVAVVDVPFGHASVDDALELMGETVEAAVAEAPLAEDVLDAPQVLGVEKVTSEGITLRLTVKVRPGRQWATQRALRARIMGAFVAAGIEPPFVRTPPKAEEERKPAPARPRPTGFDDSKSSDLGG; encoded by the coding sequence ATGACCGGGCAAGGCACCAACGTGGTCGCGGCGGCGAGCTGGTTCGCCGACAACTGGCCAGTGTTAGTCGCCGGGGCCATCAACATCGCGATCATCGTGGCCATCGCCGTGGTGATCCGGTACATGGTCCACCGGATGATCGACAAGTTCACCCAGGGCAACGGCGACATGCCGCCGCTGCTCAAGCCGCTGAAGGAGCGGGCGCAGCAGCTGCCCGCTCCGCAGCGGTCCGAGCGACGCCGGCAGCGGGCCAAGACCATCGGCTCGGTGCTCAAGTCGCTGACCACGCTGCTGACCGCCGGCATCGCGTTCCTGATGGTGCTGCAGCAGTTCAAGATCGACATCACGCCGATCATCGCCTCGGCCGGTGTGCTCGGCGTCGCCATCGGTTTCGGCGCCCAGTCGCTGGTCCGGGACTTCCTGTCCGGCGTGTTCATGATGCTGGAGGACCAGTACGGCGTCGGCGATGTGATCGACGCTGGGCAGGCCACCGGCACCGTCGAGGCCGTCGGACTGCGCGTGACCACGTTGCGTGACGTCAACGGCACGGTGTGGTATGTGCGCAACGGCGAGATCGTGCGTATCGGCAACTCCAGCCAGGGCTTCGCCGTCGCCGTCGTCGACGTGCCGTTCGGGCACGCCAGCGTGGACGACGCGCTGGAGCTGATGGGTGAGACCGTCGAGGCCGCGGTGGCCGAGGCCCCGCTGGCCGAGGACGTGCTGGACGCGCCGCAGGTGCTGGGCGTGGAGAAGGTCACCTCCGAGGGCATCACCCTGCGGCTGACCGTCAAGGTCCGGCCTGGCCGGCAGTGGGCCACGCAGCGGGCGCTGCGGGCCCGGATCATGGGCGCCTTCGTGGCCGCCGGCATCGAGCCGCCGTTCGTGCGCACGCCGCCCAAGGCGGAGGAGGAGCGCAAGCCCGCGCCGGCCCGGCCGCGCCCCACCGGCTTCGACGACAGCAAGTCGTCCGACCTGGGCGGCTGA